One genomic window of Diospyros lotus cultivar Yz01 chromosome 8, ASM1463336v1, whole genome shotgun sequence includes the following:
- the LOC127807202 gene encoding uncharacterized mitochondrial protein AtMg00300-like — protein MYSCDDHALKIVDIGTIKLKLHDGTICTIREVQHVEGLRKNLLSLGQLDELDCRIVVEKGIMKVIRGALVLLKEEKVTARLYMLKGETLLEGEASVASSNPSEKSTIVWHQKLGHMSEQGMKILVEHSLLLSLTKVLLPFCEYCVTSKQHRLKFNTSNSRSKEILELVHSYVWQAPVPSLGGAKYFVSFIDDYFRRCWVYPIKRKAYVFPVFKVYKARMELESRKKI, from the coding sequence ATGTACAGCTGCGATGATCATGCCTTAAAGATTGTCGATATTGGAACCATCAAGTTGAAGTTGCATGATGGTACAATTTGCACTATTCGAGAAGTGCAGCATGTGGAAGGCCTGAGGAAGAATTTGTTGTCTTTAGGACAACTAGATGAACTTGACTGCAGAATTGTGGTTGAGAAAGGGATCATGAAAGTGATTCGAGGAGCGCTTGTACTATTGAAGGAAGAAAAGGTGACAGCAAGATTATACATGTTGAAGGGAGAGACTCTGTTGGAAGGAGAAGCATCAGTTGCTTCAAGTAATCCAAGTGAAAAATCTACAATAGTGTGGCATCAGAAACTTGGACATATGTCTGAACAAGGAATGAAAATTCTTGTGGAGCATAGTCTACTTCTGAGTCTCACAAAGGTATTATTACCCTTTTGTGAATATTGTGTTACAAGTAAGCAGCATAGGTTGAAGTTCAACACATCAAATTCTAGAAGCAAAGAAATTCTAGAATTGGTTCACTCTTATGTATGGCAAGCACCAGTTCCGTCCCTGGGAGGAGCAAAGTATTTTGTGTCCTTCATAGATGACTATTTCAGGAGATGTTGGGTGTATCCTATCAAGAGGAAGGCATATGTGTTTCCAGTCTTCAAAGTATACAAAGCGCGGATGGAACTTGAGTCTAGAAAGAAAATCTAG